A region from the Pseudomonas promysalinigenes genome encodes:
- the pxpB gene encoding 5-oxoprolinase subunit PxpB, with translation MTLRIEVVAIDSLMVRLFDRIDEANMPWVLAASQLLSAVFGKHLLDLVPSYTTLMLQSDLPPRQARALIGQALTGLQADTGNTGQRHEIPVWYDASVGPELPVLAARTGLSEAEVIRLHSQREYPVFALGFAPGFGFMGLVDERLASPRLSTPRKRVAAGSVGIAERQTAAYPAVSPGGWNLIGRTAVRLFDREREGYSLLQPGDRVRFVAVSRAEFMALGGDVERQA, from the coding sequence ATGACGCTGCGTATCGAGGTGGTGGCCATCGACAGCCTGATGGTGCGCCTGTTCGACCGGATAGACGAGGCCAATATGCCCTGGGTGCTTGCCGCCAGCCAGCTGCTGAGCGCAGTGTTCGGTAAGCATCTATTGGACCTGGTGCCTTCCTATACCACGCTGATGCTGCAATCGGACCTGCCACCGCGTCAGGCCAGGGCGCTGATCGGCCAGGCGTTGACTGGGCTGCAGGCTGACACCGGTAATACGGGCCAGCGTCATGAAATCCCGGTTTGGTACGACGCCAGCGTTGGCCCGGAATTACCCGTACTGGCCGCTCGCACGGGGCTGAGTGAAGCCGAGGTGATCCGCCTGCATAGCCAGCGCGAGTACCCGGTATTTGCCTTGGGCTTTGCCCCAGGTTTCGGGTTCATGGGGCTCGTCGACGAGCGTCTGGCCAGCCCGCGCCTGAGCACGCCGCGCAAGCGGGTAGCGGCCGGCAGCGTCGGTATCGCCGAACGCCAGACGGCCGCTTACCCGGCTGTGTCGCCAGGAGGCTGGAACCTGATCGGCCGCACTGCGGTGCGCCTGTTCGATCGTGAGCGCGAGGGTTATAGCCTGCTGCAACCGGGTGATCGCGTGCGTTTCGTGGCGGTGTCGAGGGCCGAGTTTATGGCCCTGGGTGGGGATGTGGAGAGGCAGGCATGA
- a CDS encoding 5-oxoprolinase subunit PxpA, protein MNTVTGAHLVKPLLLNCDMGESFGSWRMGLDAEVMPHIDCANIACGYHAGDPSIMRRTVALALEHNVTIGAHPAYPDLVGFGRRSMACSAEEIRDLLHYQVGALDGICKVLGGRVAYVKPHGALYNDMMADPRTLRTVLEAVAAYQSGLPLVLMATADNRAAQALGDEVGVPLWFEAFADRAYTASGHLVSRRLPGAVHHEPARVIEQALRLARGQALVADDGSALKLAASTLCVHGDNDSSVAAVRQIRQALEGLAL, encoded by the coding sequence ATGAACACCGTCACGGGAGCACATCTGGTGAAACCCCTGCTACTCAATTGCGACATGGGCGAAAGTTTCGGCAGCTGGCGCATGGGCCTGGATGCCGAGGTCATGCCCCATATCGATTGCGCCAACATAGCCTGTGGTTACCACGCAGGCGATCCGAGCATCATGCGGCGTACCGTCGCCTTGGCGCTGGAGCATAACGTGACCATCGGGGCTCACCCGGCCTACCCGGACCTGGTCGGCTTCGGCCGCCGCTCGATGGCCTGCAGCGCTGAAGAAATCCGCGACCTGCTGCATTACCAGGTCGGCGCTCTGGATGGCATCTGCAAGGTGCTCGGCGGCCGCGTGGCGTATGTGAAGCCCCACGGCGCGCTGTACAACGACATGATGGCTGACCCGCGCACACTGCGCACCGTGTTGGAGGCCGTGGCAGCCTATCAGAGCGGCCTGCCGCTGGTGCTCATGGCCACTGCCGACAACCGCGCGGCCCAGGCGTTGGGCGATGAGGTGGGGGTGCCGCTGTGGTTCGAAGCCTTTGCCGACCGCGCCTACACCGCCAGCGGCCACCTTGTGTCGCGGCGCCTGCCTGGGGCGGTGCACCATGAGCCGGCTCGGGTGATCGAGCAGGCGCTGCGCCTGGCCAGGGGGCAAGCGCTGGTGGCGGACGATGGCAGTGCATTGAAACTTGCAGCCAGTACCCTGTGCGTGCACGGCGACAACGACAGTTCGGTGGCTGCGGTGCGGCAGATCCGTCAGGCACTGGAGGGGTTGGCGCTGTGA
- a CDS encoding MFS transporter, whose product MNPSGVQQQVQSPASTGPFAWYRDIDSQQRRTFWSCKIGYGLDGMDTQMLSFVIPTLIMLWGISTAEAGLIHTSTLIASAIGGWVAGILSDRIGRVRTLQLTVLWFAFFTFLCGLAQSYEQLLIARTLMGFGFGGEWTAGAVLIGEVIRAQDRGKAVGMVQSGWAIGWGLTAILYALLFSWLPAEQAWRALFLLGLVPAIFVIFVRRLVKDPQVYRQAKAVEKTEAPAHFYEIFGPSMLWTTVRASLLTTGALGGYYAITSWLPTFLKNERGLSVLGTGGYLAMVIVGSYVGYVVSAYLCDLLGRKKNFILFAVGSFIIVLLYTQLPVSDAVMLWLGLPLGFFASGIFSGMGAFLTELFPTRVRGSGQGFCYNIGKVIAALFPLMIGLLGQKIPLGLGIGVFAAVSYGVVIIAALSLPETRGKQLQAR is encoded by the coding sequence ATGAACCCAAGTGGCGTGCAGCAGCAGGTGCAATCCCCTGCTTCGACCGGGCCGTTCGCCTGGTACCGTGACATCGACTCCCAGCAACGACGCACATTCTGGAGCTGCAAGATTGGCTACGGCCTGGACGGCATGGACACCCAGATGCTCAGCTTCGTGATCCCTACGCTGATCATGCTGTGGGGCATCAGCACCGCCGAGGCCGGGCTGATCCACACCAGCACATTGATCGCGTCGGCAATCGGGGGCTGGGTCGCGGGTATCCTCTCCGACCGCATCGGGCGTGTGCGTACCTTGCAACTGACAGTGTTGTGGTTTGCCTTCTTCACCTTCCTCTGCGGCTTGGCTCAAAGCTACGAGCAACTGCTGATCGCCCGTACCTTGATGGGCTTTGGTTTTGGCGGCGAATGGACGGCAGGCGCGGTGTTGATAGGGGAGGTCATCCGCGCCCAGGACCGTGGCAAGGCGGTGGGTATGGTGCAGTCGGGCTGGGCCATTGGATGGGGCCTGACGGCGATACTCTATGCGCTGCTGTTCTCCTGGCTGCCGGCCGAGCAGGCCTGGCGTGCGTTGTTCCTGCTAGGCCTGGTGCCGGCGATTTTCGTGATCTTCGTGCGCCGCCTGGTGAAAGACCCTCAGGTGTACCGCCAGGCCAAAGCGGTGGAAAAAACCGAGGCACCTGCGCACTTCTATGAGATTTTTGGCCCCAGCATGCTCTGGACTACCGTGCGTGCGTCGTTGCTGACCACCGGTGCGCTGGGTGGCTACTACGCCATCACTTCATGGTTGCCCACCTTCCTCAAGAACGAACGTGGCCTGAGCGTGTTGGGCACCGGCGGCTATCTGGCGATGGTGATCGTCGGCTCCTATGTCGGGTATGTGGTCAGTGCCTATCTTTGCGATCTGCTGGGGCGCAAGAAGAATTTCATTCTGTTCGCGGTGGGGTCGTTCATCATCGTGCTGCTGTACACCCAGCTGCCCGTCAGTGATGCAGTGATGCTGTGGCTGGGCTTGCCACTGGGTTTCTTCGCCTCGGGGATTTTCAGCGGTATGGGCGCCTTTCTCACCGAACTGTTTCCCACGCGTGTACGGGGTTCGGGGCAGGGCTTTTGCTACAACATCGGCAAGGTCATCGCTGCGCTGTTTCCGCTGATGATCGGCTTGCTTGGCCAGAAGATCCCCCTGGGCCTGGGCATTGGCGTGTTCGCTGCGGTGTCTTATGGCGTAGTGATCATCGCAGCGCTGAGCTTGCCGGAAACACGCGGCAAACAGTTGCAGGCGCGGTAA
- a CDS encoding LysR family transcriptional regulator — protein MNLRFLETFVWVARLKSFRLTADRLFTTQASVSSRIAALEADLGVKLLLRDSRGVSLTPEGSKVLEHAERMLETAKAMKQSLDSDRAKVGRIRLGVMDTVIHTWMSGLVAELSERYPQVEIELVADTALNLREQLQKGFLDLILQTDLLREQSIRSQDLARYPMGWVVAANSVYQRGYDSLAELGRERIVTFSKNSRPHQEVLTLLQAAGAQAPRLNCVNSVAAITRLLRDGFGIGALPPALVATELARGELVLLNGLPSPPSLELVVAWQTGVALVDEVVGVCRQVLERYAREVGEQRIVLA, from the coding sequence ATGAACCTTCGCTTCCTTGAAACTTTCGTGTGGGTCGCCCGGCTCAAGAGCTTCCGTCTCACCGCCGATAGGCTGTTCACTACACAGGCGTCGGTATCCAGCCGGATTGCCGCGCTGGAAGCTGACCTTGGGGTAAAACTGCTGCTGCGCGACTCGCGCGGGGTCAGCCTGACACCTGAGGGCAGCAAAGTGCTGGAGCACGCCGAGCGCATGCTGGAAACGGCAAAGGCCATGAAGCAGTCACTGGACAGCGACCGGGCCAAGGTCGGGCGAATTCGCCTAGGCGTGATGGACACGGTGATCCATACCTGGATGAGCGGGTTGGTGGCGGAGTTGAGCGAGCGCTACCCGCAGGTCGAAATCGAGCTGGTTGCCGACACCGCTTTGAATCTGCGCGAGCAGTTGCAAAAGGGCTTTCTGGACCTGATCCTGCAGACCGACCTGCTACGCGAACAGTCGATCCGCAGCCAGGACCTGGCGCGCTACCCGATGGGCTGGGTGGTGGCGGCCAACTCGGTGTACCAGCGCGGTTATGACTCATTGGCCGAGCTTGGCCGCGAGCGGATCGTCACTTTCTCGAAAAACTCCCGGCCGCACCAGGAGGTACTCACCCTGCTACAGGCAGCCGGAGCCCAGGCGCCTCGGTTGAACTGTGTGAACTCGGTCGCGGCGATCACGCGGCTGCTGCGCGATGGTTTCGGCATTGGTGCTTTGCCACCGGCGCTGGTGGCCACTGAGCTGGCACGCGGTGAGCTGGTGCTGCTCAATGGGTTGCCGTCACCGCCCAGCCTTGAGCTGGTGGTGGCTTGGCAGACCGGCGTGGCATTGGTGGACGAGGTGGTCGGGGTGTGCCGGCAAGTACTCGAACGTTATGCGCGGGAAGTAGGCGAACAGCGGATAGTGCTGGCCTGA
- a CDS encoding DUF2937 family protein — MFISYLRLLLFTFGLLAGIQVPGLVKDYSQRTEAHLFESRQALDGFKQTAERFFNGDLQALVRHYRASDDPVFLSDANSIESLLIRNQRLEDEWQALQGSWLSRTWHVLVQPDRQLREETLKGYSYQILLVPEAIGWGIGVGFLLAFVVESLLLGIGWVILGGRRRGTVKESWR; from the coding sequence ATGTTCATCAGTTATCTGCGTTTGCTGTTGTTCACCTTCGGCCTGCTGGCCGGTATCCAGGTGCCTGGGCTGGTCAAGGACTATAGCCAGCGAACCGAGGCTCACCTGTTCGAGTCACGCCAGGCGCTGGACGGCTTCAAGCAGACTGCCGAGCGTTTTTTCAACGGGGATCTGCAGGCTTTGGTACGCCATTACCGCGCCAGTGACGACCCGGTGTTCCTCAGCGATGCCAACAGCATCGAGAGCCTGCTGATTCGCAATCAACGCCTGGAAGACGAGTGGCAGGCACTGCAGGGGTCGTGGCTGAGCCGCACCTGGCATGTGCTGGTACAGCCAGACCGGCAACTGCGCGAAGAGACGCTCAAAGGCTACAGCTACCAGATTCTGCTGGTACCCGAGGCGATTGGCTGGGGTATCGGTGTTGGCTTCTTGCTGGCCTTCGTGGTTGAGAGCCTGCTGCTGGGAATCGGCTGGGTAATCCTGGGTGGGCGCCGCCGAGGCACGGTGAAAGAGAGCTGGCGCTGA
- a CDS encoding class II glutamine amidotransferase, with amino-acid sequence MCELLGMSANVPTDIVFSFTGLMQRGGRTGPHRDGWGIAFYEGRGLRLFQDPAASSESEVANLVQRYPIKSEVVIGHIRQANVGRVCLSNTHPFVREMWGRNWCFAHNGQLGEFKGQATFYRPVGDTDSEAAFCDLLNRVRAAFPEPVEVEQLLPVLVEACAEYRGKGVFNCLLSDGDWLFCFCSTKLVHITRRAPFGAARLKDVDLIVDFHTQTTPNDVVTVIATEALTENETWNRYEPGQWALWRHGECVSQGQS; translated from the coding sequence ATGTGTGAATTGCTGGGCATGAGTGCCAACGTCCCAACCGACATCGTCTTCAGCTTCACCGGCTTGATGCAGCGCGGTGGGCGCACCGGGCCGCACCGGGACGGCTGGGGCATCGCCTTCTACGAGGGGCGCGGCCTGCGCCTGTTCCAGGACCCGGCAGCAAGCAGTGAGTCGGAGGTCGCCAACCTGGTGCAGCGCTACCCGATCAAAAGCGAAGTGGTGATCGGCCATATTCGCCAGGCCAACGTAGGTCGTGTGTGCCTGTCGAACACTCACCCCTTCGTGCGCGAAATGTGGGGGCGCAACTGGTGCTTCGCGCACAATGGCCAGTTGGGCGAATTCAAAGGCCAGGCCACGTTCTATCGCCCGGTCGGTGATACCGACAGCGAAGCGGCCTTCTGCGACCTGCTCAACCGCGTCCGTGCGGCCTTCCCAGAGCCCGTGGAGGTCGAACAACTGCTGCCTGTGCTGGTGGAGGCGTGCGCGGAGTATCGCGGCAAAGGGGTGTTCAATTGCCTGCTCAGCGATGGCGACTGGCTTTTTTGCTTCTGCTCGACCAAGCTGGTGCATATCACTCGGCGCGCACCATTTGGCGCAGCCCGTTTGAAAGATGTCGACCTGATTGTCGATTTTCACACCCAAACGACCCCCAACGACGTAGTCACCGTCATCGCCACCGAGGCGTTGACCGAGAACGAAACCTGGAACCGCTACGAGCCCGGCCAGTGGGCATTGTGGCGGCATGGAGAGTGCGTTTCGCAAGGCCAGAGCTAA
- a CDS encoding S9 family peptidase, whose product MPTKPQPPIAHQDQTGDPYAWLQQRDTQQVLDYLQAENAYQQACLADQAPLREQLFEEIKSRILETDLSLPSPWGPYLYYTRTTAGDEYPRHYRCPRPADDSNTVDQSQEQLLLDPNALANGGFLSLGTFNVSPDHRLLAYSLDTSGDEIYTLYIKDLASGNLTTLPFDDCDGSMTWANDSQTLFFAQLDDTHRPWRLRRHTLGEAQASTVFEEPDGRFFLHCYRTSSERQLVLLLNSKTTSEAWVLDASTPQAAFTCLAPRVEGHEYFPDHGQLDGQWHWFIRSNRQGINFALYHAPATSVPTQEQWQVLVPHRDDTMIEGLSLNAQALTLSLREGGLPIIEVRPQGLPAYRVDLPDAAYSLYVQDSLEFDSKRIRLRYEALNRPAQVRQLELATGAQAVLKQTPVLGPFDADAYVSERLWATAADGTEVPISLVRRREDQGKAVPLYLYGYGAYGESLDPWFSHARLSLLQRGVGFAIAHVRGGGELGEAWYRAGKQEHKHNSFSDFIACAEHLISQGVTAPERLAISGGSAGGLLMGAVLNLRPELFRCAIAEVPFVDVLNTMLDPELPLTVTEYDEWGNPQDPEVYARIKAYAPYENVSAQAYPAMLVIAGYNDSRVQYWEAAKWVARLRTLKTDDNLLLLKTEMGAGHGGMSGRYQGLRDVALEYAFVLGELGVA is encoded by the coding sequence ATGCCAACCAAGCCCCAGCCCCCCATTGCTCACCAAGACCAAACCGGCGACCCCTATGCCTGGTTGCAACAACGCGACACCCAGCAGGTGCTCGATTATCTGCAAGCAGAAAATGCCTACCAGCAAGCCTGCCTGGCCGACCAGGCGCCGCTGCGCGAGCAGTTGTTCGAAGAGATCAAAAGCCGCATATTGGAAACCGACCTGTCGCTGCCTTCGCCCTGGGGCCCGTACCTTTACTACACCCGTACCACCGCAGGTGACGAGTACCCACGCCATTACCGCTGCCCACGCCCAGCGGACGATTCCAATACGGTCGATCAAAGCCAGGAACAACTGCTGCTCGACCCCAACGCCCTGGCCAACGGCGGTTTCCTGTCGCTGGGCACGTTCAACGTCAGCCCCGACCACCGCCTGCTGGCCTACAGCCTGGACACCAGTGGCGATGAAATCTACACCCTGTATATCAAGGATCTGGCCAGTGGCAACCTGACCACCCTGCCCTTCGACGACTGCGACGGCAGCATGACTTGGGCCAACGACAGTCAGACCCTGTTCTTCGCCCAGCTCGACGACACCCATCGCCCTTGGCGCCTGCGCCGCCATACGCTGGGCGAAGCTCAGGCCAGCACGGTGTTCGAAGAACCGGACGGGCGGTTTTTCCTGCACTGCTACCGCACCAGCTCGGAGCGCCAATTGGTACTGCTGCTCAACAGCAAGACCACCAGCGAAGCCTGGGTGCTCGATGCCAGCACCCCGCAAGCGGCGTTCACCTGCCTGGCTCCACGGGTAGAGGGCCATGAGTACTTCCCTGATCACGGCCAGCTCGATGGCCAGTGGCACTGGTTCATCCGCAGCAACCGGCAAGGCATCAACTTCGCCCTCTATCATGCCCCAGCCACCTCGGTCCCGACCCAGGAGCAATGGCAGGTGCTGGTGCCGCATCGCGATGACACCATGATCGAGGGCTTGAGCCTGAACGCCCAGGCGCTCACCTTGAGCCTGCGCGAGGGCGGCCTGCCCATCATCGAGGTGCGGCCACAAGGCCTTCCAGCCTACCGCGTGGACCTGCCGGATGCTGCCTACAGCCTGTATGTGCAAGACAGCCTGGAATTCGACAGCAAGCGTATACGCCTGCGCTACGAGGCCCTCAACCGCCCCGCCCAGGTGCGCCAGTTGGAGCTGGCCACCGGTGCCCAGGCAGTGCTCAAGCAAACCCCTGTGCTTGGCCCGTTCGACGCCGACGCTTACGTCAGTGAGCGCCTGTGGGCAACCGCTGCCGATGGCACTGAGGTGCCGATCAGCCTGGTGCGCCGCCGCGAAGACCAGGGTAAGGCCGTGCCACTTTACCTGTATGGCTATGGCGCCTACGGCGAAAGCCTGGACCCATGGTTCTCCCACGCTCGCTTGAGCCTTTTGCAGCGTGGCGTAGGCTTTGCCATCGCTCATGTGCGTGGTGGCGGCGAACTGGGCGAGGCCTGGTACCGCGCTGGCAAGCAGGAACACAAACACAACAGCTTCAGCGACTTCATCGCTTGTGCCGAGCACTTGATCAGCCAAGGCGTCACGGCGCCCGAGCGGCTGGCCATCAGCGGCGGCAGCGCCGGTGGCTTGCTGATGGGCGCGGTGCTGAATTTGCGCCCGGAATTGTTCCGTTGCGCCATCGCTGAGGTGCCGTTCGTCGATGTGCTCAATACCATGCTCGACCCTGAACTCCCCCTCACCGTCACGGAGTACGACGAATGGGGCAACCCGCAGGACCCTGAGGTGTATGCACGGATCAAGGCCTATGCACCGTACGAGAATGTCAGTGCCCAGGCTTACCCAGCCATGCTGGTGATAGCCGGCTACAACGACAGCCGCGTGCAGTATTGGGAGGCGGCCAAATGGGTAGCGCGCCTGCGAACGCTCAAGACCGACGACAATCTGCTGCTGCTCAAGACCGAGATGGGCGCCGGGCATGGCGGCATGAGTGGGCGATACCAAGGGCTGCGCGATGTGGCACTGGAATATGCGTTCGTGCTTGGCGAGCTGGGCGTTGCGTGA
- a CDS encoding YajD family HNH nuclease produces the protein MSSASTSAATARLDRILADAKRDKEMGYRDKALKMYPHVCGRCAREFSGKRLSELTVHHRDHNHDNNPQDGSNWELLCLYCHDNEHSRYTDQQYFSEGSTSTPSIAKATHNPFAGLAGMLKKD, from the coding sequence ATGAGTTCGGCTTCTACCTCCGCCGCCACCGCCCGCCTCGACCGCATCCTCGCCGACGCCAAGCGCGACAAGGAGATGGGCTACCGCGACAAAGCCCTGAAGATGTACCCGCACGTGTGTGGCCGCTGTGCCCGTGAATTCTCCGGCAAGCGCCTGAGCGAGTTGACCGTGCATCACCGTGACCACAATCACGACAACAACCCGCAAGACGGCTCCAACTGGGAGCTGCTGTGCCTGTACTGCCACGACAACGAACACTCGCGCTACACCGACCAGCAGTATTTCAGCGAAGGCTCCACCAGCACCCCAAGCATCGCCAAAGCCACCCACAACCCGTTTGCCGGGCTGGCGGGCATGCTTAAAAAGGACTGA
- a CDS encoding RNA methyltransferase translates to MANKRYSCIGLFNPKSAQNVGSVMRAAGCYGVNSVFYTGKRYERARDFVTDTKRVHYDIPLISIDDLQRIIPLGCTPVAVELVDGARPLPEYTHPDRAIYIFGPEDGSLSDEVRGWCEETIYIPTQGCMNLAATVNVVLYDRMAKGLNTRSGPKFK, encoded by the coding sequence GTGGCAAACAAACGGTACAGCTGCATTGGCCTGTTCAACCCTAAATCTGCGCAGAACGTTGGTTCGGTGATGCGCGCCGCGGGTTGCTACGGGGTCAACTCGGTGTTCTACACCGGCAAGCGCTATGAACGCGCCCGCGACTTCGTCACCGACACCAAGCGAGTGCACTACGACATCCCGCTGATCAGCATCGACGACCTGCAACGCATCATTCCGCTGGGCTGCACCCCGGTGGCAGTCGAGCTGGTGGACGGCGCACGGCCGCTGCCCGAGTACACTCACCCGGATCGGGCGATCTATATCTTCGGGCCTGAGGATGGCTCGTTGAGCGATGAAGTGCGCGGCTGGTGCGAAGAAACCATCTACATCCCCACTCAGGGTTGCATGAACCTGGCGGCGACGGTCAACGTGGTGTTGTATGACCGTATGGCCAAAGGTCTGAATACCCGCTCTGGGCCAAAATTCAAGTAA
- a CDS encoding DUF2892 domain-containing protein → MLDIHSNQKREPHNVHGLERAGSLAGGALMFTKGLRHGGLLGLLQMAVGGLAVARGISGHCATKAWWQKHRQEYQRLRSDIQRSAADLEALKASAEAATSGVTVTGKDPLTGS, encoded by the coding sequence ATGCTTGATATCCATTCCAACCAGAAACGCGAGCCACACAATGTTCACGGCCTGGAGCGGGCGGGGTCATTGGCCGGCGGCGCGCTGATGTTTACCAAAGGCCTGCGCCACGGCGGGCTGCTCGGGCTTTTGCAGATGGCAGTCGGCGGCCTGGCGGTCGCCCGCGGCATCAGTGGGCACTGCGCGACCAAGGCCTGGTGGCAGAAACATCGCCAGGAATATCAGCGCTTGCGCTCAGACATTCAGCGCAGCGCAGCGGACCTCGAGGCGCTCAAGGCCAGCGCCGAGGCGGCCACCAGCGGGGTGACGGTTACCGGAAAAGACCCTTTGACCGGCAGCTGA
- a CDS encoding YcgN family cysteine cluster protein produces the protein MIADSTPFWRRKTLEQLSPQEWESLCDGCGLCCLQKLEDEDDNSVYYTRIACKLLDLQSCQCSDYPNRFAHVPDCIQLTPGKADQFKWLPSTCGYRLVSEGKDLPDWHHLVCGDRKQVHEQRISQAGRMLSEHEVDEDDWEDHLIFRAS, from the coding sequence ATGATCGCTGACAGCACGCCGTTCTGGCGGCGCAAGACCCTCGAACAACTCAGCCCGCAAGAGTGGGAGTCACTGTGTGACGGCTGCGGCCTGTGTTGCTTGCAAAAGCTTGAGGACGAAGACGACAACAGCGTCTATTACACCCGTATTGCCTGCAAACTGCTGGACCTTCAGAGCTGCCAGTGCAGCGATTATCCCAACCGCTTCGCCCACGTACCGGACTGCATCCAGCTCACGCCGGGCAAGGCAGACCAGTTCAAGTGGCTGCCGAGCACCTGTGGCTATCGCCTGGTCAGCGAAGGCAAGGACCTGCCTGATTGGCATCATTTGGTTTGCGGTGACCGCAAGCAAGTGCATGAACAGCGCATTTCACAAGCTGGGCGTATGCTCAGTGAGCATGAAGTGGACGAAGACGACTGGGAAGACCACCTGATTTTCCGCGCCAGCTGA
- a CDS encoding D-2-hydroxyacid dehydrogenase: MRVLIAEHDHARYTALLRQVMPELQVLTSGDSAELARQAPDCPVWLGQPDLLASLLRQGHKPQWVQSTWAGITPLLAEGLPRDYRLSRAVGIFGQVMAEYMLTYMLGHEREVLSRLVSQVERRWDDRPGRTLEGRKALIVGTGDIGQRVAEFLVPFGVSLYGIASSAREQAPFVEVAGLADLPRMVGEVDYVLNLLPDTPATHDLYDAALLRCFKPTALFINAGRGAAVVDADLVEALKQGHLAGAVIDVCRQEPLPQRHPFWTAWGLLLTGHSSAPTSPAAMVRLFADNLQAYAQGQALRGEVDFARGY; encoded by the coding sequence ATGCGGGTACTGATCGCCGAGCATGATCATGCTCGATATACCGCGCTGTTACGCCAAGTGATGCCCGAGCTGCAGGTCCTGACCAGTGGCGACTCGGCCGAGCTTGCCCGCCAGGCACCCGATTGCCCGGTATGGCTCGGCCAGCCAGACCTGCTGGCGAGCCTTTTACGCCAGGGCCACAAACCGCAATGGGTGCAGTCGACCTGGGCTGGCATCACCCCATTGCTGGCCGAGGGGTTGCCGCGGGACTACCGGCTGAGCCGCGCCGTGGGCATTTTTGGCCAGGTCATGGCTGAATACATGCTGACCTACATGCTCGGCCATGAGCGCGAAGTGCTGTCGCGCCTGGTCAGCCAGGTTGAGCGGCGCTGGGATGATCGACCAGGGCGCACGCTGGAGGGGCGCAAAGCGCTGATCGTCGGTACCGGCGATATCGGCCAGCGGGTGGCTGAATTTCTCGTGCCGTTCGGTGTGAGCCTGTACGGCATTGCCAGCAGCGCACGCGAGCAAGCGCCGTTCGTCGAAGTGGCGGGCCTGGCGGACTTGCCTCGGATGGTCGGGGAAGTGGACTACGTGCTCAACCTGCTGCCCGACACCCCGGCTACCCACGACCTGTATGACGCTGCATTGCTGCGCTGCTTCAAGCCAACAGCACTGTTCATCAATGCTGGGCGCGGCGCAGCGGTGGTCGATGCCGACCTGGTCGAGGCGCTCAAGCAGGGGCATCTGGCTGGGGCGGTGATCGACGTCTGCCGGCAGGAGCCCCTGCCGCAGCGCCATCCATTCTGGACGGCCTGGGGGTTGCTGCTGACCGGGCACAGCTCGGCACCGACTTCGCCTGCGGCCATGGTGCGATTGTTTGCGGACAATCTGCAGGCCTATGCCCAAGGGCAGGCGTTGCGCGGGGAAGTCGACTTCGCCCGGGGTTATTGA
- a CDS encoding YcgL domain-containing protein, which translates to MKRICSIYKSPRKNEMYLYVLKADGLERVPEALLPFFGTPQHAFDLVLGPERKLAREDITKVLENLDNQGYHLQMPPPDDEYIEHLPEELLRRNDPA; encoded by the coding sequence ATGAAACGTATCTGCTCGATTTACAAAAGCCCACGCAAGAACGAAATGTACCTTTATGTGCTCAAGGCCGACGGCCTGGAGCGCGTGCCTGAAGCCCTGCTGCCGTTCTTCGGCACGCCGCAGCATGCCTTCGACCTGGTGCTCGGCCCCGAGCGCAAGCTGGCACGTGAAGACATCACCAAGGTGCTGGAAAACCTCGACAACCAGGGTTACCACCTGCAGATGCCGCCGCCGGACGATGAGTACATCGAGCACCTGCCCGAAGAGCTGCTGCGCCGTAACGACCCGGCCTGA